A window of the Dictyostelium discoideum AX4 chromosome 4 chromosome, whole genome shotgun sequence genome harbors these coding sequences:
- the dcp2 gene encoding mRNA-decapping enzyme 2: MYNNLNMDNNNNNNNMNIHNGMGLPPPQYQFQPPPPPQQTMSPHHFMQQPPPPNNMFAPAPPHSHTNGFMSPFGPMHGSDGMLMPPHMHPHHPFGGSHGQIQMHLHHQALFEQHLHQQAAVMAQQQAMAEHHQQQQHAAIQQQQQQQQTVQQQQQPIKSITDEKPKAPTLTEIFDDLSSRFVLNIPAEELSSFERLLFQIETAYWFYDDFYREDFPQLPKYSMGEFTKNFFMNCPILKAHQSSVEEILKKFSEYKTKVPVFGAIILNQDLEKALFVRGYGSNNSWGFPKGKVNKDEPDSDCAIREVFEETSFDISPYLNERHYIELNIKEQKIKLYIIAGVPEETYFYPRTRKEIGKIEWVVINDLPTIGKKISGSKERNFYRSFPFFNRLRKWVQLRKLKYPKELYATTPNNNNQQQVQQVQQVQQQVQQVQPQTPNNNQQQQQQQQQQQNITPKSNNKNNNNNLQVNNQYSPYPISPPASPRGQQQQQHQQQQHQQQHQQQHQQQHQQQHQQQQQQQQQQQQQQQQQQQQQQQQQHQSQKQPVQPITILTKKKAALQAQQLQQQSQQNNLLSTFNDQYNKQKSQPSSYPIIPESYINTRFNLEKFNVQDLSNHFKTTS, encoded by the exons atgtataataatttaaatatggataataataataataataataatatgaatataCATAATGGTATGGGACTACCTCCACCACAATATCAATTTCAACCAccgccaccaccacaacaaacaATGTCACCACATCATTTTAtgcaacaaccaccaccaccaaataaTATGTTTGCACCAGCACCACCTCATTCACATACCAACGGATTCATGAGTCCATTTGGACCAATGCATGGTTCAGATGGTATGTTAATGCCACCTCATATGCATCCTCATCATCCATTCGGTGGTTCACATGGTCAAATTCAAATGCATTTACATCATCAAGCATTATTTGAACAACATTTACATCAACAAGCAGCAGTAATGGCTCAACAACAAGCAATGGCagaacatcatcaacaacaacaacatgcagctattcaacaacaacaacaacaacaacaaacagtacaacaacaacaacaaccaattaaATCTATTACAGATGAAAAACCTAAAGCACCAACTTTAACAGAGATTTTTGACGACTTATCATCAAGATTTGTATTAAAT ATACCTGCAGAAGAACTATCATCATTTGAAcgtttattatttcaaattgaAACAGCATATTGGTT ttatGATGATTTTTATAGAGAAGATTTCCCACAATTACCAAAATATTCAATGGGAGAGTTTACAAAGAATTTCTTTATGAATTGTCCAATTTTGAAAGCACATCAATCATCTGTCGAAGagattttgaaaaagttttCAGAGTATAAAACCAAAGTTCCAGTATTTGGTGCAATCATACTGAATCAAGATTTAGAGAAAGCATTATTCGTTAGAGGATATGGTAGTAACAATAGTTGGGGTTTCCCAAAAGGTAAAGTCAATAAGGATGAACCCGATTCAGATTGTGCAATTCGTGAAGTTTTCGAAGAGACTTCATTCGATATTTCGCCCTACCTAAATGAACGTCATTACATTGAATTGAATATAAAGGAACAGAAAATTAAACTTTACATTATAGCTGGTGTACCTGAAGAAACTTATTTCTATCCACGTACTAGAAAAGAAATTGGTAAAATCGAATGGGTGGTAATCAATGATCTACCAACAATTGGTAAGAAAATTAGTGGTTCAAAAGAACGTAACTTTTATCGTTCTTTTCCTTTCTTTAATAGATTACGTAAATGGGTACaattaagaaaattaaaatatccaaaAGAATTATATGCTACAactccaaataataataatcaacaacaagttCAACAAGTACAACAAGTACAACAACAGGTGCAACAAGTACAACCTCAaacaccaaataataatcaacaacaacaacaacaacaacaacaacaacaaaatattacaccaaaatcaaataataaaaataacaataataatttacaggtaaataatcaatattcACCATACCCAATTTCTCCACCTGCTTCACCTAGaggacaacaacaacaacagcaccaacaacaacaacaccaacaacaacaccaacaacaacaccaacaacaacaccaacaacaacaccaacaacaacaacaacaacaacaacaacaacaacaacaacaacaacaacaacaacaacaacaacaacaacaacagcatcaAAGTCAAAAACAACCAGTTCAaccaattacaattttaacaaaaaagaaaGCAGCATTACAAgcacaacaactacaacaacaatcacaacaaaataatttattatcaacttttaatgatcaatataataaacaaaagaGTCAACCATCATCATATCCAATCATTCCTGAAAGTTATATAAATACAAGATTTAATTTGGAAAAATTCAATGTTCAAGATTTAtctaatcattttaaaactacaagttaa
- the tgrI2 gene encoding IPT/TIG domain-containing protein, with the protein MKIILLFVIFFLISKIFSQNLVYPIGYETHMDSLVVKYKGSDIYYTNISFIWNHKSRYDMSFNCVLNDTIRICTLPVKESDREQMYSEELLACTARNGIFVMCGFDVHLGFFPSPLLISPFKPKTRGGNTTLSGYYLELKERVFVIFENNYEQDQYYGSNNYYRVVGYFETNTPDRINLTLRVYPGCGNRTIIWENGETYNFTYQDPNIEKIDINQSILNITGTNFYNQSVFVAVKIDNNIIDPNDIISVDFENIKLKFNYSDPFSSKLNVQVGCCDYWSNKFQITYPPIPSSVNSIPKLKGGLLIINGNRLTSSPSSNNNNISVTVGDSICSIFSSSSNEIKCNLQPLSNSTLNNSSPITVSINGVENTNKLLLYYDIPHIKTYSQVNNEIHIIGSCFGNINSTHIQINGKQAQNQIKSINNDETVLILKVQNQIYNFNISIESNSINVDVKLYAIINEIPSVGNKFINFTLLYVNSSNINSIATIKILNEQLNQTIQSTLTTFIESVVLCSFLIENLCGIVNYEIEIGHQRFQSSFSYESPLINKCNLNSNEIVTCIGKGFVNSNETIIIISNQSITFNNESNNNNDKSISFQMNEEYILGELYLDVCGLLSNKVKIDTIPIFKNVSIPNLFDTNGGEIIIFGKYLNNNTNITIECNNEVIEKECKSYNSTSLECNIEFNGPNDKTCKLLFNNIDNNNNNNNIVSTFNIIYKSPSINQTSIINLKQGGILTIIGNDFYYPIDKVTIIGNNGNCSGCDILNCNEAKYINDTMITCFIQATNNTFSNIKNGEMIFINVTTNGKSGISKVFKYLTQSDDSHQYSDARNIFQNLLLSILIILIISLLFISNI; encoded by the exons atgaaaattatactattatttgttattttttttctaatttccaAGATCTTCTCTCAAAATTTAGTCTATCCAATTG gATATGAAACTCATATGGACTCCCTTGTAGTTAAATATAAAGGATCTGATATCTATTATacaaatatttcatttatttggAATCATAAAAGTCGTTATGATATGAGTTTTAATTGTGTTTTAAATGATACAATTAGAATTTGTACTTTACCAGTGAAAGAATCTGATCGAGAACAAATGTATTCAGAGGAATTACTTGCATGTACTGCAAGAAATGGTATATTTGTTATGTGTGGTTTTGATGTACATTTAGGTTTTTTCCCAAgtccattattaatttcacctTTTAAACCAAAGACTAGAGGTGGAAATACAACATTAAGTGGttattatttagaattaaaagaaagagTATTTgttatatttgaaaataattatgaaCAAGATCAATATTATGGatctaataattattatagaGTAGTGGGTTATTTTGAAACAAACACACCTGATAGAATAAATTTGACATTGAGAGTCTATCCAGGTTGTGGAAATAGAACAATTATTTGGGAAAATGGTGAAACATATAATTTTACATATCAAGAtccaaatattgaaaaaattgatattaacCAATCAATACTTAATATAACTGGTACAAATTTCTATAATCAATCAGTATTTGTTGCcgttaaaattgataataatattattgatcCAAATGATATTATTTCAGTTGATTtcgaaaatattaaattaaaatttaattattcagATCCATTctcatcaaaattaaatgttcAAGTCGGTTGTTGTGATTATTGgtcaaataaatttcaaattacaTATCCACCAATTCCATCAAGTGTAAATAGtattccaaaattaaaaggtggtttattaataatcaatgGTAATAGATTAACTTCATCAccatcttcaaataataataatatatcagTTACAGTTGGTGATTCAATTTGTTCAattttttcatcatcttcaaatgaaataaaatgtaATTTACAACCATTATCAAACtcaacattaaataattcatcacCAATCACTGTATCAATTAATGGTGttgaaaatacaaataaactATTACTATATTATGATATTCCACACATTAAAACATATTCTCAAGTCAATAATGAAATTCATATAATTGGTAGTTGTTttggtaatattaattcaactCACATTCAAATCAATGGTAAACAAgctcaaaatcaaataaaatcaattaataatgatgaaacagttttaatattaaaagtacaaaatcaaatttataattttaatatttcaatcgaatcaaattcaatcaatgtAGATGTAAAATTATATGcaataattaatgaaattccatcggttggtaataaatttattaattttacattattatatGTAAATTcaagtaatattaattcaatagcaacaattaaaatattaaatgaacaattaaatcaaacaaTCCAATCAACTTTAACAACTTTTATTGAAAGTGTTGTATTatgttcatttttaattgaaaatcttTGTGGTATTGTTAattatgaaattgaaattggtcATCAAAGATTtcaatcatcattttcatatgAATCACCATTGATTAATAaatgtaatttaaattcaaatgaaattgttaCTTGTATTGGTAAAGGTTTTGTAAATAGTAatgaaacaattattattatttcaaatcaatcaataacatttaataatgaaagtaataataataatgataaatcaatatcatttcAAATGAATGAAGAGTATATTCTTGGTGAATTGTATTTAGATGTATGtggtttattatcaaataaagtaaaaattgATACAataccaatttttaaaaatgtatcGATTCCAAACTTATTCGATACCAATGGTGGagaaatcattatttttggtaaatatttaaataataatacaaatattacAATTGAATGTAATAATGAAGTAATAGAAAAAGAATGTAAATCATATAATAGTACATCATTAGAATGCAACATTGAATTTAATGGTCCAAATGATAAAacttgtaaattattatttaataatattgataataataataataataataatatagtatcaacatttaatattatctataaatcaccatcaattaatcaaactagtataattaatttaaaacaagGAGGTATTTTAACAATTATTGGTAATGATTTCTATTATCCAATTGATAAAGTTACaataattggtaataatggtaattgtAGTGGTtgtgatattttaaattgtaatgAAGCAAAGTATATTAATGATACAATGATAACATGTTTTATTCAAGCAACGAATAATACAtttagtaatattaaaaatggtgaaaTGATATTTATCAATGTTACAACCAATGGTAAAAGTGGTATATCAAAAgtattcaaatatttaacTCAATCTGATGATTCTCATCAATACTCTGACGCAAGAAATATCTTTCAaaatctattattatcaattttaatcatattaatcatttcattattattcatttcaaatatttaa
- the ap4b1 gene encoding adaptor-related protein complex 4, beta 1 subunit, producing the protein MTSTANYNNSGKDSYFSEIKKSELGLIKNNLSTAINERNADKIKDILQRIIYYMTIGMDVSVLFPDVIMVASSNDIIIKKLVYLYIVHYSKSNPDLLLLVVNTLRRDCIDRNPIIRGLALRSLCSLDSKNTLEYATIEINRSLTDFSGYVRKTALLGLAKLYHLSKEAFDLDIIIPKIFDMIMDQDPQVIVNAVSTLNEIKPGWSFTFDLVQHLMIKFKEFNEWSQCIILECLSRYTPSSEDESLDILNLLDDRLSHSNSALTLSTIKIFLKYTDEFEEIQEQVYERIKEPLITLMESSESNETSFTILHHIHLLMSRSPRLFNRYYKHFYCKFDDPLYIKTLKVQVLKEIASNQTFIESIDEILQELSEYVYEGDHSLCKQSINAITVIAQKHKNTQEKYPIDESVLEKIFLPYLSVSSNLGGAGDDNISINEGILSFILISLKDFLRVFPKHLKTVLPYINENLIGIGSVSNYTLPPSANESVLWMLGESPNSQVNSPYIIEEFFNEKFDQQPTFVKTQLLTTSLKVFFDRPGEMLPILKRILKKCCSDLSQDPGLHEISLFYSRIILLLDIDKAASIINSSKQTTSINTFLEDEINEYRDKIFDEFNTLSVLFGKHSTKFIKNKKQIENEKLQFLENQKNYLLSITDGNQNNNQNNNQNNNQNNNQNNNQNNQNNNNQNNNSKQLLKEIESSPNNLIDTFILDQQPELSPELFQSLWLSLEDGHKIDIQLDSPIDNSEIESVMSKQGIICLAFGSVDQQTKLYYYARQNLSFDIDFNSEQNQQQPQPIFIIEILIDENTLLMSILFKSPILKTLHNKFIPKFLSILSIPIPKIFN; encoded by the exons atgacGTCAACAGCgaattacaacaacagcgGAAAAGATTCATACTTTTCAGAGATAAAAAAGAGTGAATTAGgactaattaaaaataatttatcaacagCAATCAATGAAAGAAATGCCGATAAgattaaagatattttacaACGTATCATTTATTATATGACCATTGGTATGGACGTATCAGTGTTATTCCCTGATGTTATCATGGTTGCAAGTAGTAatgatataataataaagaaattagtcTATTTATACATTGTACATTATTCAAAAAGTAATccagatttattattattagttgtaAATACATTAAga aGAGATTGTATTGATAGAAATCCAATTATTAGAGGCCTTGCATTAAGAAGTTTATGTTCATTAGa ttcAAAAAATACATTAGAATATgcaacaattgaaattaatagatCGTTAACAGATTTTTCAGGATATGTTAGAAAAACAGCATTATTAGGTTTAGCGAAATTATATCATTTATCAAAGGAAGCATTCGATTTGGATATTATAATACCAAAGATATTCGATATGATTATGGATCAAGATCCACAAGTTATAGTCAATGCGGTTTCaacattaaatgaaattaaaccaGGTTGGTCATTCACTTTTGATTTAGTTCAacatttaatgataaaatttaaagaatttaatgaatgGTCACAATGTATAATTTTAGAATGTTTATCAAGATATACACCATCTTCTGAAGATGAATCATTAGATATATTA aatTTATTAGATGATAGATTAAGTCATTCAAATAGTGCATTaacattatcaacaattaaaatatttttaaaatatactgatgaatttgaagagATACAAGAACAAGTTTATGAAAGAATTAAAGAACCATTGATTACATTGATGGAGAGTTCAGAATCGAATGAAACATCATTTACAATACTTCATCATATTCATTTATTGATGAGTAGATCACCAAGATTATTCAATAGATATTATAAACATTTCTATTGTAAATTCGATGATCCATTGtatattaaaactttaaaagtTCAAGTATTGAAAGAGATTGCCTCCAATCAAACATTTATAGAATCAATAGATGAAATACTTCAAGAATTATCAGAATACGTTTACGAAGGTGACCATTCCTTATGtaaacaatcaattaatgCAATCACTGTAATAGCtcaaaaacataaaaatacTCAAGAGAAATATCCAATTGATGAAAGTGTTTTagagaaaatatttttaccaTATCTTTCAGTTTCTTCAAATTTAGGTGGTGCCGGCGATGACAAcatttcaattaatgaaggtattttatcatttatattgatatcattaaaagattttttaagaGTATTTCCAAAACATTTGAAAACAGTTTTACCatatataaatgaaaatttaattggaaTTGGTAGTGTTTCAAATTACACTTTACCACCATCAGCTAATGAATCAGTGCTTTGGATGTTGGGCGAATCACCAAATTCTCAAGTAAATTCACCATACATCATTGAAGAGTTTTTCAATGAGAAATTCGATCAACAACCAACTTTTGTTAAAACTCAATTACTCACCACTAGTTTAAAGGTGTTTTTCGATCGTCCTGGTGAGATGttaccaattttaaagagaattttaaagaaatgtTGTTCTGATTTATCTCAAGATCCAGGTTTAcatgaaatttcattattctATTCAAgaatcatattattattagatattGATAAAGCAGCTTCAATTATAAACTCTTCAAAACAAACCACTTCAATCAATACATTTTTAGAggatgaaattaatgaatatcGTGATAAAATctttgatgaatttaatactCTATCAGTTTTATTTGGTAAACATTCTacaaaattcattaaaaataaaaaacaaattgaaaatgaaaaattacaatttttagaaaatcaaaagaattatttacTTTCAATTACTGATggtaatcaaaataataatcaaaataataatcaaaataataatcaaaataataatcaaaataataatcaaaacaatcaaaataataataatcaaaataataatagtaaacaattattaaaagaaattgaatcatcaccaaataatttaattgatacaTTTATTTTAGATCAACAACCAGAATTATCACCAGAATTATTTCAATCATTATGGTTATCACTTGAAGATGGTCATAAAATTGATATTCAATTAGATtcaccaattgataatagtGAAATTGAATCAGTTATGTCAAAACAAGGTATTATATGCTTAGCATTTGGTAGTGTTGATCAACaaacaaaattatattattatgcTCGTcaaaatttatcatttgatattgattttaatagtgaacaaaatcaacaacaaccccaaccaatatttattatagaaattttaattgatgaaaatacTTTATTAATgagtattttatttaaatcaccaattttaaaaacactTCATAACAAATTCATTCCAAAATTCTTATCAATCTTATCAATTCCAATTCCaaagatttttaattaa
- the mkkA gene encoding F-box-containing protein, whose product MSWLNNPSQNFVDPFIRIKCILGDDIRIIKFNSNISYGGLMNQLEQDFQCPISIHQYEDYEGDKVTVKSKDDIMEALTMYFELKALNPTKIISTKFFLKQLPPQSQPLSSSLSPTQSLILNNNNNNSNNNLMNMNMNMNLNMNSNNSSGSSSSNNIVIPQQQGNRKGSNAPPLRTPPPSPPSSSPKNSPPFLGNNSNTSINILDFYSLNGSNNNSGGTGSNNNGIGSSSREITPPLRTPPGSPRFALNNSNSNSNSSVNNIPTNNNNNNHHHIIHQLNLNSPSPPPPLRTPPPSPPSSSPPSSSPQSSFIFEQTDFHFEELSKNNSPKNSNFLNTIDQPHQIYQPHQPHYQQQQQQQQMYNFNQPLSPSPPLQSQQKQQQQQQQQQQQQQQPQQQQQQQQQQQQQQQQQQQQQFNNSFENGGIKLPRPLSPTFLNINNNIINSNLNNNNNNNNNNNNNNNNNNNNNNNNIIQHTDFPSLIINEHEELISNHNIKWQKGQILGRGGYGSVYLGLNKDTGELFAVKQLEIVDINSDPKLKNMILSFSKEIEVMRSLRHDNIVRYLGTSLDQSFLSVFLEYIPGGSISSLLGKFGAFSENVIKVYTKQILQGLSFLHANSIIHRDIKGANILIDTKGIVKLSDFGCSKSFSGIVSQFKSMQGTPYWMAPEVIKQTGHGRSSDIWSLGCVIVEMATAQPPWSNITELAAVMYHIASSNSIPNIPSHMSQEAFDFLNLCFKRDPKERPDANQLLKHPFIMNLDDNIQLPTISPTTTLSTNTTNTTATTTTTNNATNSNINQQQQQQQQQPPTRTQRVSISAGSSNNKRYTPPISTSTSSSSSSILNNFSINIILPINLIILIFREIKPNFVNTLSRVCKHWKQIIDDDELWNKYCSDRLINKSKFEESITWKSNYIKIYKQQKVWFHNKLNHSTLKGHDKGVFCVKLIDDQGMVLSGGEDKKLKVWDISGNHHHNHHSGIVGSISKKSGLNIINNNNSNNSNSSSNSSSSNSRYLFSLKGHSGCIKSVDYQRQSGSDVSRVFTASADFTCKIFSLKTKKTLFTYTNHQEAVTCINYLGDVENKCITSSLDKTIQLWDAETGSCLSTLRGHTGGIYCVKTDQVATHGNGYNHLVVSASVDKTSNVWDTRSSSKVRSFTQHTEDVLCCYVFDQKVVTGSCDGTIKLWDIGTGKTISTFIPSETRQKNYVWTVQFDQSKIISSGKTGIIRIWDIYNERDSRSIGGHHETIFSLQFNNQKLITGSLDKLVKIWSID is encoded by the exons ATGTCATGGTTGAATAATCCTTCTCAAAATTTTGTTGATCCTTTT atTAGGATTAAATGTATTTTAGGTGATGATataagaattattaaatttaattcaaatatatcATATGGAGgattaatgaatcaattggaACAAGATTTTCAATGTCCAATTTCTATTCATCAATATGAGGATTACGAAGGTGATAAAGTAACAGTAAAGAGTAAAGATGATATAATGGAAGCATTGACAAtgtattttgaattaaaggCATTAAATCCAACTAAAATTATCTCAactaaattctttttaaaacagTTACCACCACAATCACAGCCACTCTCTTCATCATTATCCCCAACTCAATCATTAAtacttaataataacaataataatagtaataataatttaatgaatatGAATATGAATATGAATTTGAATAtgaatagtaataatagtagtggtagcagtagtagtaataatatagtTATACCTCAACAACAGGGTAACAGAAAAGGGTCAAATGCACCTCCACTCAGAACTCCACCTCCATCACCTCCTTCATCCTCTCCAAAAAATTCACCACCATTTTTAGGCAATAACAGTAATACttcaataaatattttagatTTCTATTCATTAAATggaagtaataataatagtggtggtacaggtagtaataataatggtattggATCATCATCAAGAGAAATTACACCACCACTTCGTACACCACCAGGTTCACCTAGATTCGCTTtgaataatagtaatagtaatagtaatagtagtgtAAACAACATACcaactaataataacaacaataatcatcatcatattattcatcaattaaatttaaattcaccatcaccaccaccaccccTTCGTACTCctccaccatcaccaccttCTTCATCACCACCTTCTTCATCACCACaatcatcatttattttCGAGCAAACAGATTTCCATTTTgaagaattatcaaaaaataattcaccaaaaaattcaaactttttaaatactATTGATCAACctcatcaaatttatcaaccACATCAACCTCACtatcaacaacagcaacagcaacaacaaatgtataattttaatcaacCATTATCACCTTCTCCACCACTTCAatcacaacaaaaacaacaacaacaacaacaacaacaacaacaacaacaacaacaaccacaacaacaacaacagcaacaacaacagcaacaacaacagcaacaacaacagcaacagcaacaatttaataatagttttgaaAATGGGGGAATTAAGTTACCTAGACCATTATCAccaacatttttaaatattaataataatatcatcaatagtaatttaaataataataataataataataataataataataataataataataacaataacaataataataataataatataattcaGCATACAGATTTCCcatcattaattattaatgaacATGAAGAATTAATATCTAATCATAATATAAAATGGCAAAAAGGACAAATTTTAGGAAGAGGTGGATATGGTTCAGTATATTTAGGTTTAAATAAGGATACAGGTGAATTATTTGCTGTTAAACAATTAGAAATCGTTGATATTAATAGTgatccaaaattaaaaaat atGATTTTATCATTTAGTAAAGAAATAGAAGTGATGAGATCATTAAGACATGATAATATAGTTAGATATTTAGGAACATCATTAgatcaatcatttttaagTGTATTTTTGGAATATATTCCAGGTggatcaatttcatcattgtTGGGAAAATTTGGTGCATTCTCTGAAAATGTTATTAAAGTTTATACAAAACAAATCCTTCAaggtttatcatttttacatgcaaattcaattattcatCGTGATATTAAG ggtgcaaatatattaattgataCAAAAGGTATTGTAAAATTATCAGATTTTGGATGTAGTAAATCATTTTCAGGTATTGTTTCACAATTTAAAAGCATGCAAGGAACGCCATATTGGATGGCACCAGAGGTTATTAAACAAACAGGACATGGTAGATCATCGGATATTTGGTCATTAGGATGTGTGATTGTAGAGATGGCAACAGCACAACCACCATGGTCAAATATTACAGAGTTGGCAGCTGTTATGTACCATATTGCATCATCGAATTCAATACCAAATATACCATCACATATGTCACAAGAAGCATtcgattttttaaatctttgtTTTAAACGTGATCCAAAGGAAAGACCAGATGCaaatcaacttttaaaaCATCCATTCATTATGAATTTAGATGATAATATTCAATTACCAACTAtttcaccaacaacaacacttTCAACAAATACGACAAATAcgacagcaacaacaacaacaacaaataatgcgacaaattcaaatataaatcaacaacaacaacaacaacaacaacaaccaccaactAGAACACAAAGAGTATCAATAAGCGCaggtagtagtaataataaaagatatacaccaccaatttcaacatcaacttcatcatcatcatcatcaattttaaataatttttcaattaatataatattacccattaatttgataatattaatatttagaGAGATTAAACCAAATTTTGTGAATACTTTATCAAGAGTATGTAAACATTGGAAACAAAtcattgatgatgatgaacttTGGAATAAATATTGTAGCGAtagattaattaataaatcaaagtTTGAAGAATCAATAACATGGaaatcaaattatattaaaatttataaacaacaaaaagtTTGGTTTCATAATAAACTTAATCATTCAACTTTAAAAGGTCATGATAAAGGCGTATTTTGTGTAAAATTAATCGATGATCAAGGTATGGTACTAAGTGGTGGTGAAGATAAAAAACTTAAAGTTTGGGATATAAGTggaaatcatcatcataatcatcatagTGGAATTGTTGGTAGTATTTCAAAAAAGAGTggtttaaatataattaataataataatagtaataatagtaatagtagtagtaatagtagtagtagtaatagtagatatttattttcattaaaaggTCATAGTGGATGTATAAAATCAGTTGATTATCAACGTCAATCTGGATCAGATGTTTCAAGAGTTTTTACAGCAAGTGCTGATTTTACttgtaaaatattttcattaaaaacaaagaaaaccTTATTCACATATACAAATCATCAAGAGGCTGTAACttgtattaattatttaggAGATGTTGAGAATAAGTGTATTACATCATCACTGGATAAAACTATTCAATTGTGGGATGCTGAAACCGGCTCGTGTTTATCGACTTTGAGGGGCCACACTGGTGGTATTTATTGTGTTAAAACTGACCAAGTCGCAACACATGGTAATGGGTATAACCATTTGGTGGTTAGTGCGAGTGTTGATAAAACATCAAATGTTTGGGACACAAGAAGTTCTTCAAAGGTTAGAAGTTTCACTCAACATACTGAAGATGTGTTATGCTGTTATGTTTTCGATCAAAAAGTTGTCACTGGTTCATGTGATGGTACTATTAAACTTTGGGATATCGGTACGGGTAAAACTATCTCAACTTTTATTCCGAGTGAAACTCgtcaaaaaaattatgttTGGACTGTTCAATTTGATCAATCTAAAATTATCTCTTCTGGAAAAACTGGAATCATTAGAATTTGGGATATTTACAACGAACGTGATTCAAGATCAATTGGTGGTCATCATGAAACTATTTTCTctttacaatttaataatcaaaaattaattacagGTTCTTTAGATAAACTTGTAAAAATTTGGAGTATTGAttaa